The sequence GATCAATTGCGCTTTACAGTTCTATCGAAAGGAAAAAAAGCCTCTAGGGAAGAGCTCGTCACTCGAATTAAGAATGCGACCTTTTATTTTGCTTCCCCGGTTCCCGATTCTCACCCTCTGCTGAGTGTCAGATTCGATGAGATCGCCCGCCATGTCTATCATGCGGTTAATTGCTTAAAATACCTGGAAAGTTTAGGAGAAGCGCCCCTTACTTCTAACTAAGTAAGCCACACGAGTGACGCATGGGCAGTAGCCGCGGGTATAGGCGTAGCCGAACCCCAGGGCTATTTTCCTTAATCTTCGTTAAATATGCTCGTTTCCCGATAAATTGATCCCTTTTCCTCTAAGTCTGCTAGCTTGCGCTCAAAAAATTTGACCACTTGATCCGCTGAAGGCCGTAAATCTTGAGAAAGACTCAACATACTTAAAATCATGTGCTTTACTTCGCCATCTGCAATTTCCTCTTCTAGAGCCTTCCAAGTTTCCGGCTGCTGCTTCCACGCCAAGCAAGCCGCGTGCTTTCCATTATGGGCATAGCCAATAGCGGCTGTAAAATCTTTTTCCCCTGCAAAATCCTGGAAGAGAGCTTCCAAATCCTGCATGGAATAGTTTAGCAGAATCTGAAAGGCGATTAAGCCTAACTGATAAACATCCGAAGCTGGTGAGAAAGTATTTTTCCATCCTTGGATCTGGTGCCAAGACGGATCCATATATAGAACGTGCGGAGAGCACATGGCATGTCTATTTTGAAGATCCATTAGAGAGCTGTGGCCAAAGTCCGTGATTTTTACCTTTACAATGTCTTGGATTGGATAAGTCATCACATATAGAACGTTATCCGGTTTGATATCCCGATGGATAACGCCTACAGCATGCAGCTGAGCAACTCCTTTAGCGATCCCGCAAATAAGCGTTAACCGATTCTCTTCGGTCAACATAATAGCGGATTGAGATCCAATTAACTCGTTGATATTCCCGTTAAATAGCTCGGCAAAACTGCCTTCATAGCTCTGCCTTAAAAAATCGCACTTTGGAGCCGACCTGTCTACGCTTTCTCCCTCCAGTTCGGTATGGCCTGTTCTATAATAAAAGCGAAACTCCTCATCAGAAAGATTAACATGCGATAAATTCTTGCTTAGGCTTTGATACTTAAGATAAGCGAGAATCTTTGCTTCATTTGTACTTGGATTCTCTAACTGATTTGTATCTACAGAATTGGTTTGAACGCCCTTAACCTGCTGCTTTAACGGTTTTTTCGAAAGAGAGACAGCCCTGGACGGCGGCAACTTAGACAAAAAATGATAATTGACGGCGACTTCTTGAACCGCATAAGTGCACTTAAATCCCCCCTCGCCTACTAGTTGCTGACTATAATAGGCTCGTCCATTAGGAGAAAAAAGCAAAAAAGAGCTGCCCTTCTGATTTAAAGGAAGAAGATGATAGCGTCGGGACTTCTCCGCTTCCAACCACAATCTCCGATAAAGAGAATCTCCCGTCTTTTCTTGTCCTTCACTTGTTTGATCTGACAAGAATAATGCCCTTGTTGCTAAAGAAGAAGATAAATCAAAACTCTCATCGTCATATCCCATATAAACGGATGCTGATCTAGAGGCATTTTCACAATTTCCGTCACTTGCGCGTTGTGAAGCCGATTTTTCTACCATCCAAGAAATCTGCCGATCCCCTTCAAAAGCCATCTCTTCATCCCTAAGCGAACTCGATTCTTGAGAAGAGGCTAAAATAGAGCGGGCAAACTTAACCATTGTTTGATCCAATCCATCTTCGTAATCCGACATTTGAGCTAACTCTTCGTCGTAATCTGAATGGGAAGAATTCTCCACTAAATGCGGAGGGATAAATGGATTCTGAGATGAAAAAGAAAAAAATTGAATATCATTCATATGGCAACTAAACTTATTAAAGTTAAAATTTAAAGATAAACACAAATTAAAATAATAAGAATATTTAGTTAAAATAAAATAAAGAAAATAAAAAGAAACAAACAAATATATTTCAAATTAAACAAATTAACTAAAATAATTTAATTTAGATGGAGGTTATTAATTAGGAAAGAGAAGGAAATATTGAAGAGCAGATAGTCTGGAAGTTATTTTGATAACCTGAATTTGGAGGTTATTAGCTTTACCCTTTTACATCCTTGATTCTTATTGCCAGCAGCTTTTTCACTCTTTGAAAGGTATGCTTCATATAAAAGGATGACACATCAAGTGATCCAGCTCAATGGCAGTTATACACCATCCGATAATTGAGTCAACTTGGATGCCAATGCAAAGGAGGGTTTAGCGGCTTAGAGGATTTCTTAAAACCGCTAATGACCTAGAGATTCGAGTTCTTTTCCCTTAGCGAGAAGTGGGCTTATCAATCGATATCCGATACGGTTGGATGCTCTTCTTCCGTTTCTGTCAATTCGAGCAAATCTAAAAGCTCTGCTCTTGTAAACTTCTTAAGCGTATTTTGGTCGTCGACTCCAACGACATCTTCCATTAATTGGCCTTTGCGGGCAATCATGGCATCGATTTTTTCTTCGAATGTCGATTTAGTCACGAGTTTAAAGACCTGTACGCCGCGAACTTGCCCGATGCGGTGAACGCGGTCGGTCGCTTGATTTTCACGCGCTGCATTCCACCAGCGATCATAGTGAATGACAACAGATCCGGCAGTTAAGTCCACGCCCAATCCTGCGGCCTGCAAGGAGCCGACAAAGACCTCGCATTCCGGATCCTGGTTAAAGCGTTGCAATTGCTCCTTGCGGTGCTGTGTCGCTCCTCTTAAAGCCGCAAAGCCAATTCCTTGATCGCTCAAATAGTGTTCTATAATATCTAACATGCCTAAATATTGAGAAAAAATGACGACTTTCTGTCGGCTTTCTCTGGCTTCGCGCAAGAGCTCCAAGAACAACTCCCATTTGCCCGATGTATATTTTGCATAATCCTCAGGCTTCTTAAAATACACAGCTGGATGATCGCAGATTTGCTTCAAGCTGGAAAGGAGGGCAAATATATGTAAATAAGGAATGGATGTCTGCTCGTTTTTCAGTTCTTCGACCAAATGCCGCCGTCTCTGTTCCAGTACTTCGGAGTAGAGCTGGTGCTGATAAGGGGAAAGATCGCAATAAGCAATTTCTTCTATCTTTTCCGGCAGGTCTGTCAATACATCTTCTTTTTTTCGTCTAAGTGTAAAGGGCTTGATCAAGCGATTGAGCAGATCTTTCCGATGGGGATTATGCTCCTTCTCGATTGGTTTAATGAAGAAGTCGCGGTAGTCCGTCTCATTTGGCATATAAGAAGGCAGAACAATATCGAAAAGGGATTTCAACTCGCGCAAATGATTCTCAATGGGCGTACCGGTCAAGCCTAGCTTCATTTTAGCCTTTACGCCTCTCAGCGCTGCATAGACTTGGCTGAATTGGTTTTTGGCTACTTGGATCTCGTCAAAGATGGCCACTTCGAATGAGACCTTGGACAGCAGCTCCTTCTCATTGCGCAAAATGCCATAAGAGGTCAAAAGGACATCGTATTGCTGATGAAATTCTTCCAGGCTGCGCTTGGTCCCATAAAAGGTGCAAACGCGCAGCTTGGGCAAGAAATGATGGAGCTTTTCCTGCCAATGATAAATCACCGAGGTCGGGCAAACGACTAAGAAATGGTGCTGGCTGCCTTCTGCATAAGATTGAAAGAGATTAGAAACGCTGGCCACAAGCGCCATTGCTTGGTGCGTTTTACCCAATCCCATGTCATCGCATAGTAATCCGGACAATTGCTGGGAATACAAAAACCACAGCCAATGGACGCCCAATTCTTGATAAGGCCGTAAATGACTGACTAAGCCGCCGATATCAGGGACTTCGGGCGTATGCAATTGAGTCAATTCATCAAAATACTCCTGGCTCTTTCGATGCCTTAGTTCTTCCCCTTTCGTCAGATAAACAGAGTCAAACGCATTTAAGCGCATAAACTCCAAAGCCGATAGCAAAATCGCATTTTTCTCTTTGTCAAAGCGGTCTTTGCCAAGACGCCTAATCCAGTCAAAGCGTTTGCTGTGCAAATCAAGGAGTCCCGCCTCAAAGAAGGCAAAGTGCTGTCGTTTTTTATTGAGCGCTTGGCGCAAAGCGAAGAGGGAAATTTGGCCGGCTTCTGTTTGATAGAATAAGTTGAACCAATACCATCCCCTTCCTTTATCTTTTGCTTGTTCAATTCCCTCTGTCATTAAGGTGAGACTTTGCGGACGGACTAAGCGCGGATCCAGATAAGTGATATATTTTTTAATTTCATTGATTTCGTAGCTTAAAAAAAGATCTAATTCTTCCCCTTCCACCTCGGTTGGATAGCGATATTTTTCTGGAAGGCGAAGCTCTATAGGCAACTCATGAAATCCTTCTCCTTCTAAGTAAACAAAATCATCGAACAATCGTACATCCTGCCCGGCATACTCGGAAAGCACATCATAGTGAGGAAAAATCTGGATTAAATGCTTATCTGCCAATTCAACGCGAAGTCCTGTTTGTGCAATTGGGCATTTTTCCGTAAAAAACTGGGGGATCAAAGCCAATTCATCCCGGTTCATGCGGATAAATAAGGGAATTTGTTCGGCACTAAGAGAGACGCCCGGTTTTAAAAGATGGCCAAACGATCCGGCTGCCTTAGCATAAAATCCATATCCTTCCAGATAAACCCATGCTCCAAAGTCTTGCATGCGCGCCTGTTCTTTAGCCTTGGCGAGCGTGCGAGAAAATGTTAACCGATTATTTTCGCTGATATGATAGGTCAATTGATATTCAATACTTCTCACATGCGTATGGAAGCCTTCTTGCGCATTCAACCACGCCCGATTTTGGGTTACAAAGTCCGCCACTTGATAAATGGGCACGATCATTTCGGCCTCATCAAATCGCTTTCCTTCAATTGGATAAAATCCATCTCCGTCCAAATAAGCCCAGTCACCGATAAGCTGTGAGTGATCGGCGCTGAGATCCCCCTCTTCAAACAAGTAAGCCTGAACATGCAAATTCCAATAAGAATCAAAGGCAAGCTTATAAGACAGCATCTGGGGATTGCGATGAATCGTGCAATCATCTAAAAGCGTTGCGATAAAGCGGCCATGTTCCGTCAAGGCTATAGACAGATCTTCACCTGCCAAATCAGGCGTCTGAAGAAGGATGTGCGGTTCATCCGTATAAAATCCTTCTTCTGGAACAAAGGTCCAGCCTTCTATTTGAATTTCCCCTTCCTCCTCCTTCTTTTTCTTTCTCGCTTTAGGCGTCTTTTCAGGGGGCGCGGATTCAATGTGCAAGACGCCTTCTGCGCGATCGTAATAAATGCGTTCAATGCCTTGATTGTAAGTATTGCGGATGGCAAGAGGACCCTTAACTGTTTTAAGGGATGGAATAATAAGCGGAAGATTTGCTTCCGATAAATAAAATCCAATATGGACATCTTCAAAGTCAATTTGAATCCAATTAGGCAGCTTCCTTTTCGAGTACTGGAAGGAAATCTGATAAGGCTGCTGCTCCTCTTGCAAGCGCATCAGCCACTTGGCAAGATCGCTCCAATAAGAAAGATCGTAGCGCAATTGAGGATTGGGACGCCCTTCACGCCATAGCAAAATGTCTTCTGCCGATAAATTAGAAAATTTCAACGATGTCTCTTCAGTCTCTTGAGAGCGGCGGCAAAGCAGCTTGCTTAAAAATTCAATAGCAGTTGGAGTGCAAGCTTTTACAGAGAAGACGATCTTGTCCAAGTTTGTTTGAAAAACATAATGACCGGGCCCTAAATTGAGCAGGATGGACGAGTCGTCACCCAAGCGGTCTTCAT comes from Candidatus Protochlamydia phocaeensis and encodes:
- a CDS encoding DEAD/DEAH box helicase, with product MIQLPSYLKAYRQDAQKSLAQKLVKDIEFSGPTYQVLVQDLHSHKNYWVFLQLEGSGQIKDIFCSCEEGHERCLHQAVAYLSLFDNYSLPLHQRFARSLWDHLCRLYEDRLGDDSSILLNLGPGHYVFQTNLDKIVFSVKACTPTAIEFLSKLLCRRSQETEETSLKFSNLSAEDILLWREGRPNPQLRYDLSYWSDLAKWLMRLQEEQQPYQISFQYSKRKLPNWIQIDFEDVHIGFYLSEANLPLIIPSLKTVKGPLAIRNTYNQGIERIYYDRAEGVLHIESAPPEKTPKARKKKKEEEGEIQIEGWTFVPEEGFYTDEPHILLQTPDLAGEDLSIALTEHGRFIATLLDDCTIHRNPQMLSYKLAFDSYWNLHVQAYLFEEGDLSADHSQLIGDWAYLDGDGFYPIEGKRFDEAEMIVPIYQVADFVTQNRAWLNAQEGFHTHVRSIEYQLTYHISENNRLTFSRTLAKAKEQARMQDFGAWVYLEGYGFYAKAAGSFGHLLKPGVSLSAEQIPLFIRMNRDELALIPQFFTEKCPIAQTGLRVELADKHLIQIFPHYDVLSEYAGQDVRLFDDFVYLEGEGFHELPIELRLPEKYRYPTEVEGEELDLFLSYEINEIKKYITYLDPRLVRPQSLTLMTEGIEQAKDKGRGWYWFNLFYQTEAGQISLFALRQALNKKRQHFAFFEAGLLDLHSKRFDWIRRLGKDRFDKEKNAILLSALEFMRLNAFDSVYLTKGEELRHRKSQEYFDELTQLHTPEVPDIGGLVSHLRPYQELGVHWLWFLYSQQLSGLLCDDMGLGKTHQAMALVASVSNLFQSYAEGSQHHFLVVCPTSVIYHWQEKLHHFLPKLRVCTFYGTKRSLEEFHQQYDVLLTSYGILRNEKELLSKVSFEVAIFDEIQVAKNQFSQVYAALRGVKAKMKLGLTGTPIENHLRELKSLFDIVLPSYMPNETDYRDFFIKPIEKEHNPHRKDLLNRLIKPFTLRRKKEDVLTDLPEKIEEIAYCDLSPYQHQLYSEVLEQRRRHLVEELKNEQTSIPYLHIFALLSSLKQICDHPAVYFKKPEDYAKYTSGKWELFLELLREARESRQKVVIFSQYLGMLDIIEHYLSDQGIGFAALRGATQHRKEQLQRFNQDPECEVFVGSLQAAGLGVDLTAGSVVIHYDRWWNAARENQATDRVHRIGQVRGVQVFKLVTKSTFEEKIDAMIARKGQLMEDVVGVDDQNTLKKFTRAELLDLLELTETEEEHPTVSDID
- a CDS encoding protein kinase domain-containing protein — encoded protein: MNDIQFFSFSSQNPFIPPHLVENSSHSDYDEELAQMSDYEDGLDQTMVKFARSILASSQESSSLRDEEMAFEGDRQISWMVEKSASQRASDGNCENASRSASVYMGYDDESFDLSSSLATRALFLSDQTSEGQEKTGDSLYRRLWLEAEKSRRYHLLPLNQKGSSFLLFSPNGRAYYSQQLVGEGGFKCTYAVQEVAVNYHFLSKLPPSRAVSLSKKPLKQQVKGVQTNSVDTNQLENPSTNEAKILAYLKYQSLSKNLSHVNLSDEEFRFYYRTGHTELEGESVDRSAPKCDFLRQSYEGSFAELFNGNINELIGSQSAIMLTEENRLTLICGIAKGVAQLHAVGVIHRDIKPDNVLYVMTYPIQDIVKVKITDFGHSSLMDLQNRHAMCSPHVLYMDPSWHQIQGWKNTFSPASDVYQLGLIAFQILLNYSMQDLEALFQDFAGEKDFTAAIGYAHNGKHAACLAWKQQPETWKALEEEIADGEVKHMILSMLSLSQDLRPSADQVVKFFERKLADLEEKGSIYRETSIFNED